From Magnolia sinica isolate HGM2019 chromosome 13, MsV1, whole genome shotgun sequence, one genomic window encodes:
- the LOC131223989 gene encoding transcription factor MYB35: MGRPPCCDKLNVKRGLWTAQEDAKLLVYMSTHGTGNWTSVPKKAGLKRCGKSCRLRWTNYLRPDLKHESFTPEEEQLIVNLHAAIGSRWSIIAAQLPGRTDNDVKNYWNTKLRKKLCEMGIDHVTHKPISQILADYGKIGLPKGCTGSSNNKYTHAGYQNSNAARISCLNRDLRSAFMSKSGPSQATQNGISNFTMTTEPTQDGFSSNKPTWDLLVQLQAIQRFAEASSRAGQQTIQAHFFNESSSSSTNFTNHQGHIQPPFQSQPFQSQNTSSSSSSSSSSFSWSDFLAEDVFLPPSQEEDFNALSSTESSSHDVFSPNPQFEYVGPENEKCNVVKQIKDGVLENGYGKTGDEVGHMLGAPSDDSFVEAILDRDREMLWEFPDLLDYP; this comes from the exons ATGGGACGGCCGCCGTGTTGCGATAAGTTGAATGTGAAGAGGGGTCTTTGGACTGCACAGGAAGATGCAAAGCTACTTGTTTACATGTCTACCCATGGAACTGGTAACTGGACATCTGTACCCAAGAAAGCAG GACTAAAGAGATGTGGGAAGAGCTGTAGATTGAGGTGGACTAATTACTTGAGGCCTGATCTGAAGCATGAGAGCTTTACACCAGAGGAAGAACAGCTGATTGTCAACCTTCATGCTGCCATTGGAAGCAG GTGGTCGATAATAGCGGCTCAGTTGCCCGGTCGAACCGACAACGACGTCAAGAACTACTGGAACACCAAGCTACGGAAGAAGCTCTGCGAAATGGGAATCGATCACGTCACCCACAAGCCCATCTCTCAGATCCTTGCGGACTACGGAAAGATCGGCCTCCCTAAAGGCTGCACtggcagcagcaacaacaaataTACTCATGCTGGATACCAGAACTCAAACGCTGCTCGGATCAGCTGCCTCAATCGAGACCTGAGGAGTGCTTTCATGTCTAAATCGGGCCCATCTCAAGCCACACAAAATGGAATCTCGAATTTCACAATGACAACTGAGCCGACCCAAGATGGGTTTTCGAGCAATAAACCTACGTGGGACCTTCTAGTCCAGCTTCAAGCCATCCAACGATTCGCAGAAGCCTCGAGTCGCGCTGGCCAGCAAACCATCCAAGCTCATTTCTTCAATGAAAGCTCTTCTTCTTCTACGAACTTCACCAATCATCAAGGCCACATCCAACCACCCTTTCAATCCCAACCATTCCAATCCCAAAACACctcatcatcgtcgtcgtcgtcttcttcttccttcagtTGGAGTGATTTCCTCGCCGAAGACGTGTTCCTTCCTCCCAGTCAAGAAGAAGACTTCAACGCGCTTTCGTCGACGGAATCTTCCTCTCATGATGTATTCTCCCCAAATCCGCAATTTGAATATGTGGGCCCGGAGAATGAGAAGTGCAATGTAGTCAAGCAGATCAAGGATGGAGTATTGGAGAATGGTTATGGTAAAACAGGAGATGAAGTAGGCCACATGTTGGGAGCTCCTTCAGATGATTCATTTGTAGAGGCGATcttggatcgcgacagagaaatgTTGTGGGAGTTTCCGGATCTTCTCGACTATCCATAG
- the LOC131222683 gene encoding probable prolyl 4-hydroxylase 7 isoform X2 yields the protein MGSRLLHVFFFSFLLSLPSFSHSSIHLPRWLGDRKIGSHLRLKSDLSSYGFDPTRVTQLSWHPRAFLYTGFLSGAECDHLINLARDKLEVSMVADNDSGKSIKSEVRTSSGMFLQKGQDEIVTAIERRIAAWTFLPPENGESIQILHYEHGQKYEPHFDYFHDKANQELGGHRVATVLMYLSNIEMGGETIFPNSEGKGSQLKDDTWSDCAKNGYAVKPKKGDALLFFSLHPDAQTDPDSLHGSCPVIEGEKWSATKWIHVRSFDSLGKRAASGGCVDEDELCPQWAAAGECQKNPLYMVGSPDSDGFCRKSCKVCAS from the exons ATGGGTTCTCGTCTTCTTCATGTATTCTTCTTCagcttccttctctctcttccttctttctctcactcCTCCATTCATCTCCCACGCTGGCTTGGAGACCGgaa GATCGGATCGCATCTGAGACTCAAGAGTGATCTGTCTTCTTACGGTTTTGACCCCACCCGAGTCACGCAACTCTCTTGGCATCCAAG GGCTTTCTTGTATACAGGATTTCTCTCCGGCGCGGAATGCGATCACCTCATTAAcctt GCAAGGGATAAGCTGGAGGTATCGATGGTGGCGGACAATGATTCGGGGAAGAGCATAAAGAGTGAAGTGAGGACGAGCTCCGGTATGTTCCTACAGAAGGGTCAG GATGAAATTGTTACAGCCATTGAACGCAGGATTGCTGCTTGGACTTTCCTTCCGCCAG AAAATGGGGAGTCCATTCAAATACTACACTATGAGCATGGGCAGAAATATGAGCCGCATTTTGATTATTTTCATGACAAAGCCAATCAAGAACTTGGCGGGCATCGGGTTGCCACGGTATTGATGTATTTGTCTAACATTGAGATGGGCGGGGAGACTATCTTCCCCAATTCAGAG GGTAAAGGCTCTCAATTGAAGGATGACACCTGGTCTGACTGTGCAAAAAATGGCTATGCAG TGAAACCCAAAAAGGGTGATGCCTTGCTATTCTTCAGTCTTCATCCAGATGCACAAACTGATCCAGACAGCTTGCATGGAAGCTGCCCTGTCATTGAGGGTGAGAAGTGGTCTGCAACAAAATGGATTCACGTGAGATCTTTTGATAGTCTAGGGAAGCGTGCAGCAAGTGGCGGATGTGTGGATGAGGATGAGCTTTGTCCCCAGTGGGCTGCCGCTGGAGAGTGCCAAAAGAATCCTCTTTATATGGTTGGCTCTCCGGATTCTGATGGCTTCTGTCGAAAGAGTTGCAAGGTATGTGCATCATAG
- the LOC131222683 gene encoding probable prolyl 4-hydroxylase 6 isoform X1, whose translation MESRCLDGLDLGKWVNVYESSYSSSVANKKPSIVFFFLRLSVSVSACVLQKWVLVFFMIGSHLRLKSDLSSYGFDPTRVTQLSWHPRAFLYTGFLSGAECDHLINLARDKLEVSMVADNDSGKSIKSEVRTSSGMFLQKGQDEIVTAIERRIAAWTFLPPENGESIQILHYEHGQKYEPHFDYFHDKANQELGGHRVATVLMYLSNIEMGGETIFPNSEGKGSQLKDDTWSDCAKNGYAVKPKKGDALLFFSLHPDAQTDPDSLHGSCPVIEGEKWSATKWIHVRSFDSLGKRAASGGCVDEDELCPQWAAAGECQKNPLYMVGSPDSDGFCRKSCKVCAS comes from the exons ATGGAGTCGCGttgtttggacggtttagatttaggaaaatGGGTGAATGTGTATGAATCTTCATACTCTAGCAGCGTAGCAAATAAAAAGCCGAGCATCGTTTTCTTCTTCCTCCgcctctctgtctctgtctctgccTGTGTGTTGCAGAAATGGGTTCTCGTCTTCTTCAT GATCGGATCGCATCTGAGACTCAAGAGTGATCTGTCTTCTTACGGTTTTGACCCCACCCGAGTCACGCAACTCTCTTGGCATCCAAG GGCTTTCTTGTATACAGGATTTCTCTCCGGCGCGGAATGCGATCACCTCATTAAcctt GCAAGGGATAAGCTGGAGGTATCGATGGTGGCGGACAATGATTCGGGGAAGAGCATAAAGAGTGAAGTGAGGACGAGCTCCGGTATGTTCCTACAGAAGGGTCAG GATGAAATTGTTACAGCCATTGAACGCAGGATTGCTGCTTGGACTTTCCTTCCGCCAG AAAATGGGGAGTCCATTCAAATACTACACTATGAGCATGGGCAGAAATATGAGCCGCATTTTGATTATTTTCATGACAAAGCCAATCAAGAACTTGGCGGGCATCGGGTTGCCACGGTATTGATGTATTTGTCTAACATTGAGATGGGCGGGGAGACTATCTTCCCCAATTCAGAG GGTAAAGGCTCTCAATTGAAGGATGACACCTGGTCTGACTGTGCAAAAAATGGCTATGCAG TGAAACCCAAAAAGGGTGATGCCTTGCTATTCTTCAGTCTTCATCCAGATGCACAAACTGATCCAGACAGCTTGCATGGAAGCTGCCCTGTCATTGAGGGTGAGAAGTGGTCTGCAACAAAATGGATTCACGTGAGATCTTTTGATAGTCTAGGGAAGCGTGCAGCAAGTGGCGGATGTGTGGATGAGGATGAGCTTTGTCCCCAGTGGGCTGCCGCTGGAGAGTGCCAAAAGAATCCTCTTTATATGGTTGGCTCTCCGGATTCTGATGGCTTCTGTCGAAAGAGTTGCAAGGTATGTGCATCATAG